Proteins encoded within one genomic window of Perognathus longimembris pacificus isolate PPM17 chromosome 28, ASM2315922v1, whole genome shotgun sequence:
- the Gprasp1 gene encoding G-protein coupled receptor-associated sorting protein 1 isoform X1 has product MTRAETEPSAQVEPSKKAGEEIVNVAEIENEVPLVVRPKVRTQANMTTGARPKTKTKFIPGARSKTECGTRGGTRSKNKPKAITRSRCRNGSQAWVQNKCEAEAISKRGEESHTNPIASPLADTDSELIGKAQCLLKDGKVVNVNTERFPRKKAHSQMGFQPAFGSERVTNVGSWCYPRSTSKEEAYQNPDFKWVDKSSVNSWFCSEDEVSPRFHPRNRIKASTRSRHMAKQEANTMYRHKSKQELYFVSSSGSEDESVKTSWLWAKEKTNSWSVEESNRRSRFNSKKEVPVDSSSGSEYENHMKSRFRAGEEVKSSSKPRTRKEANARARQMARRETGNDVMPGSIDVIKEESWLWPGEKANMYLKTKKEARARTVAKEEARARDRQEAMSEEEVLIGTWFWATEEASMEDVAIIQSSPHMEDEPIVGNWFWTEEEANIGTGPSSKFRPRAEEKPVGDSYLETEKNVSMEVGTETASDSMLAANDEEAFVGSWFWAGEEVNQAADEEAIFGSWFWDIDKASAESAVGVSCESMLRSEEQEIIDPWLWGEKVNIDTRVDEVTKPEPEENIFVSWLWSENQNHINSGAEANSDIVARATVEEPTIGPWFWAKINACVQAEVNSKSILDNEKGDIVSSWLEAREQASIKYAPGSTCKYMAEAEDTDNRSCFWAEEGPCMYPTVRENLEYRPEKEENRLWSKKCAGPEADIGSWLWASQEGSIDNETGEEVKLQSEEDSTVKSWFWKEEEAKIETTNRESKPEAEEDIIGSWFWAGEEDRLEVLTDVREENRLAGEEEDTVGSWFWANEESIRESESCSKYSSKADEEEVIIGSWFWEEESSLEAMTGDSFQSKPEPEDEEAIVGSWFWSKEDSVDIGSLGVEETMPKTEEEAVFGSWFWAEKEDRIEAGICFEFKTEDNREMIIESWFWSGDKALEETGTVATCEYRPEDKERAVVEFGSGSKDEVNISKGDVTPCESTTVPDEDEDIVGSWFWEGDEARFETNPSSVFKAICNSKCSFNQEPDPSHRPQTWDEVTVQFKSGPWGWVGFPSISPLKFPKEAAFLFCEMFGGKPKYVELSPEGEEEESLQQSEPEFPFQYDPSYRSVQGIREHLKARESTEPEKWSCSCIQCHLRIDSEEFEELLLLMDRVRDPFIHEICKIAMGMRSASPFTRDFLRDSGVVSLIETLLNYPSSRVRTEFLENMIQMAPTYPNLNIIQTYVCQVCEETLSYSFDSPEQLSGLMMIRHLTTTTDYHTLVSNYMSGFMFLLTVGNTKTRFHILKMLLNLSVNLAMTKELLSTESVSGFMGLFNREETNDNIQIVLAIFENIGKNIKKETEFTDDDDDDDFCLETLISTFHEVEKFAKKVQSKTTNQNHTAADQEN; this is encoded by the coding sequence GCAAGGTCCAAAACTGAGTGTGGTACAAGAGGTGGGACACGTAGTAAGAATAAACCAAAGGCAATTACTAGGTCAAGATGTAGGAATGGTTCCCAAGCTTGGGTCCAGAATAAGTGTGAGGCAGAGGCAATATCTAAGAGAGGTGAAGAATCTCATACCAACCCCATAGCCTCTCCACTGGCTGATACTGATTCTGAGTTAATTGGCAAAGCTCAGTGCCTGCTGAAAGATGGAAAAGTGGTTAATGTGAACACTGAGCGATTTCCTAGAAAGAAAGCTCATTCTCAAATGGGattccagcctgcatttgggtcTGAAAGGGTCACTAATGTTGGGTCCTGGTGTTACCCCAGGTCTACATCCAAAGAAGAGGCCTATCAGAATCCTGATTTCAAATGGGTAGATAAATCCTCTGTGAATTCCTGGTTCTGTAGTGAAGATGAAGTTAGTCCAAGATTTCATCCCAGGAACAGGATAAAGGCCAGTACCAGGTCCAGGCACATGGCCAAACAAGAGGCAAATACCATGTATAggcacaaaagcaaacaagagCTCTATTTTGTGTCTAGCTCTGGTTCTGAGGATGAGTCTGTTAAGACATCCTGGCTCTGGGCCAAGGAAAAGACCAATTCTTGGTCCGTGGAAGAATCCAATAGAAGGTCCCGCTTTAATTCTAAGAAAGAAGTGCCTGTTGATTCTAGTTCTGGGTCTGAATATGAAAATCATATGAAGTCTCGGTTCAGAGCTGGAGAAGAGGTCAAATCTAGTTCtaaacccagaaccagaaaagaGGCAAATGCCAGGGCCAGGCAGATGGCCAGGCGGGAAACTGGCAATGATGTAATGCCTGGTTCTATAGATGTAATCAAAGAAGAGTCTTGGTTATGGCCAGGAGAAAAGGCTAATATGTATTTAAAGaccaagaaagaagccagggccagaacAGTGgcaaaggaagaagccagagccAGAGACAGGCAAGAAGCCATGTCAGAGGAGGAGGTCCTCATTGGGACTTGGTTCTGGGCTACAGAAGAGGCCAGCATGGAGGATGTGGCCATAATCCAATCCAGTCCCCATATGGAAGATGAGCCTATTGTTGGGAATTGGTTCTGGACTGAAGAAGAGGCTAATATTGGGACTGGGCCTAGCAGTAAATTCAGACCAAGGGCTGAGGAGAAGCCTGTTGGTGATTCCTATTTAGAGACTGAGAAAAATGTCAGTATGGAAGTTGGAACTGAGACTGCCTCTGACTCCATGCTAGCTGCTAATGATGAAGAGGCCTTTGTTGGTTCTTGGTTCTGGGCTGGTGAAGAAGTCAACCAAGCGGCTGATGAAGAGGCCATTTTTGGGTCTTGGTTCTGGGACATTGATAAGGCCAGTGCGGAATCTGCTGTTGGAGTCAGCTGTGAGTCCATGCTGAGGTCTGAAGAACAAGAAATTATTGATCCATGGTTATGGGGTGAAAAAGTCAATATAGACACTAGGGTTGACGAAGTGACTAAGCCAGAACCTGAAGAAAACATATTTGTCTCTTGGCTTTGGTCTGAAAACCAAAACCATATTAATTCAGGGGCTGAAGCTAACAGTGACATTGTAGCAAGGGCTACTGTGGAGGAGCCCACAATTGGTCCTTGGTTCTGGGCCAAAATAAATGCTTGTGTCCAAGCTGAAGTTAATAGTAAATCTATCTTGGACAATGAAAAAGGGGACATTGTATCATCATGGCTTGAGGCTAGAGAACAGGCCAGCATAAAATATGCCCCTGGTAGCACATGTAAATATATGGCAGAGGCTGAGGATACTGATAACAGGTCTTGCTTCTGGGCAGAAGAAGGGCCCTGTATGTATCCTACTGTTAGAGAAAACTTGGAGTATAGACCAGAGAAGGAAGAGAACAGGCTCTGGTCAAAAAAGTGTGCAGGGCCAGAGGCCGATATAGGGTCCTGGTTATGGGCTTCACAAGAGGGCAGTATAGATAATGAAACTGGAGAAGAGGTCAAGCTACAAAGTGAAGAGGACAGCACAGTTAAATCCTGGttctggaaagaagaggaagCCAAGATAGAGACAACCAACAGAGAGTCAAAGCCTGAAGCTGAGGAGGACATTATTGGTTCTTGGTTCTGGGCTGGGGAAGAGGACAGGCTTGAGGTGCTAACTGATGTTAGAGAAGAGAACAGGTTGGCAGGTGAGGAGGAAGATACTGTTGGGTCCTGGTTCTGGGCCAACGAAGAGTCCATTAGAGAGTCTGAATCCTGCAGCAAATACAGTTCCAAAGCTGATGAGGAGGAAGTCATTATCGGGTCCTGGTTCTGGGAAGAAGAATCCAGTTTGGAGGCAATGACAGGGGACAGCTTTCAGTCCAAGCCTGAGCCTGAGGACGAGGAAGCCATTGTTGGGTCCTGGTTCTGGTCTAAAGAGGACAGTGTAGACATTGGTTCTCTAGGAGTAGAAGAAACCATGCCAAAGACCGAAGAGGAGGCTGTTTTTGGCTCCTGGTTCTGGGCTGAAAAAGAAGACAGGATAGAAGCAGGGATATGCTTTGAATTCAAGACAGAAGACAACAGAGAGATGATTATTGAGTCCTGGTTCTGGTCTGGAGACAAGGCTCTTGAAGAAACTGGAACTGTGGCTACCTGTGAGTACAGGCCAGAAGATAAGGAGAGAGCAGTTGTTGAGTTTGGGTCTGGCTCTAAAGATGAGGTGAATATCAGCAAGGGTGATGTAACTCCTTGTGAATCCACAACAGTACCTGATGAAGATGAGGATATAGTTGGGTCCTGGTTCTGGGAAGGAGACGAGGCTCGTTTTGAAACAAATCCTAGTTCAGTGTTCAAGGCCATCTGCAATTCTAAGTGTTCATTTAATCAGGAGCCTGATCCTTCACACAGACCCCAGACCTGGGATGAGGTCACTGTTCAATTCAAGTCTGGTCCATGGGGTTGGGTTGGCTTCCCATCTATAAGCCCCCTGAAATTTCCAAAAGAAGCAGCATTTTTGTTCTGTGAAATGTTTGGGGGAAAGCCCAAGTATGTAGAACTTAGcccagagggggaagaggaggagtctTTGCAGCAGTCTGAACCAGAGTTTCCATTTCAGTATGATCCCTCCTACCGGTCAGTCCAGGGAATTCGAGAGCATCTTAAGGCCAGAGAGAGTACAGAGCCTGAGAAATGGTCCTGTAGCTGCATACAGTGCCATCTTAGAATTGATTCTGAAGAGTTTGAAGAACTCCTCTTATTAATGGACAGAGTTCGAGATCCTTTCATTCATGAAATATGTAAAATTGCAATGGGTATGAGAAGTGCTTCTCCATTTACCCGCGATTTCCTTCGGGATTCTGGTGTTGTCTCACTTATTGAAACCTTGCTAAATTATCCATCCTCTCGAGTTAGAACAGAGTTTTTGGAAAACATGATTCAAATGGCTCCAACTTACCCAAATCTAAACATTATTCAGACATACGTGTGTCAGGTGTGTGAGGAAACTCTTTCTTATAGCTTCGATTCCCCTGAGCAGTTGTCTGGATTAATGATGATTAGACACCTCACCACTACTACTGATTATCACACACTGGTTTCCAATTATATGTCTGGATTTATGTTCTTACTGACTGTAGGCAACACCAAAACAAGGTTTCATATTCTGAAAATGCTACTGAATTTGTCTGTAAATCTTGCCATGACAAAAGAATTACTCAGTACTGAATCCGTGTCAGGATTTATGGGCCTCTTTAACAGGGAAGAGACAAATGACAATATTCAAATTGTTCTTGCTATATTTGAGAATATTGGtaagaatataaaaaaagaaacagaattcactgatgatgatgatgatgatgatttctgTCTGGAGACACTTATTTCTACATTCCATGAAGTTGAGAAATTTGCTAAGAAAGTGCAAAGCAAAACTACCAATCAAAACCACACTGCAGCAGACCAAGAAAATTAA
- the Gprasp1 gene encoding G-protein coupled receptor-associated sorting protein 1 isoform X2: MTRAETEPSAQVEPSKKAGEEIVNVAEIENEVPLVVRPKVRTQANMTTGARPKTKTKFIPGARSKTECGTRGGTRSKNKPKAITRSRCRNGSQAWVQNKCEAEAISKRGEESHTNPIASPLADTDSELIGKAQCLLKDGKVVNVNTERFPRKKAHSQMGFQPAFGSERVTNVGSWCYPRSTSKEEAYQNPDFKWVDKSSVNSWFCSEDEVSPRFHPRNRIKASTRSRHMAKQEANTMYRHKSKQELYFVSSSGSEDESVKTSWLWAKEKTNSWSVEESNRRSRFNSKKEVPVDSSSGSEYENHMKSRFRAGEEVKSSSKPRTRKEANARARQMARRETGNDVMPGSIDVIKEESWLWPGEKANMYLKTKKEARARTVAKEEARARDRQEAMSEEEVLIGTWFWATEEASMEDVAIIQSSPHMEDEPIVGNWFWTEEEANIGTGPSSKFRPRAEEKPVGDSYLETEKNVSMEVGTETASDSMLAANDEEAFVGSWFWAGEEVNQAADEEAIFGSWFWDIDKASAESAVGVSCESMLRSEEQEIIDPWLWGEKANSDIVARATVEEPTIGPWFWAKINACVQAEVNSKSILDNEKGDIVSSWLEAREQASIKYAPGSTCKYMAEAEDTDNRSCFWAEEGPCMYPTVRENLEYRPEKEENRLWSKKCAGPEADIGSWLWASQEGSIDNETGEEVKLQSEEDSTVKSWFWKEEEAKIETTNRESKPEAEEDIIGSWFWAGEEDRLEVLTDVREENRLAGEEEDTVGSWFWANEESIRESESCSKYSSKADEEEVIIGSWFWEEESSLEAMTGDSFQSKPEPEDEEAIVGSWFWSKEDSVDIGSLGVEETMPKTEEEAVFGSWFWAEKEDRIEAGICFEFKTEDNREMIIESWFWSGDKALEETGTVATCEYRPEDKERAVVEFGSGSKDEVNISKGDVTPCESTTVPDEDEDIVGSWFWEGDEARFETNPSSVFKAICNSKCSFNQEPDPSHRPQTWDEVTVQFKSGPWGWVGFPSISPLKFPKEAAFLFCEMFGGKPKYVELSPEGEEEESLQQSEPEFPFQYDPSYRSVQGIREHLKARESTEPEKWSCSCIQCHLRIDSEEFEELLLLMDRVRDPFIHEICKIAMGMRSASPFTRDFLRDSGVVSLIETLLNYPSSRVRTEFLENMIQMAPTYPNLNIIQTYVCQVCEETLSYSFDSPEQLSGLMMIRHLTTTTDYHTLVSNYMSGFMFLLTVGNTKTRFHILKMLLNLSVNLAMTKELLSTESVSGFMGLFNREETNDNIQIVLAIFENIGKNIKKETEFTDDDDDDDFCLETLISTFHEVEKFAKKVQSKTTNQNHTAADQEN; encoded by the exons GCAAGGTCCAAAACTGAGTGTGGTACAAGAGGTGGGACACGTAGTAAGAATAAACCAAAGGCAATTACTAGGTCAAGATGTAGGAATGGTTCCCAAGCTTGGGTCCAGAATAAGTGTGAGGCAGAGGCAATATCTAAGAGAGGTGAAGAATCTCATACCAACCCCATAGCCTCTCCACTGGCTGATACTGATTCTGAGTTAATTGGCAAAGCTCAGTGCCTGCTGAAAGATGGAAAAGTGGTTAATGTGAACACTGAGCGATTTCCTAGAAAGAAAGCTCATTCTCAAATGGGattccagcctgcatttgggtcTGAAAGGGTCACTAATGTTGGGTCCTGGTGTTACCCCAGGTCTACATCCAAAGAAGAGGCCTATCAGAATCCTGATTTCAAATGGGTAGATAAATCCTCTGTGAATTCCTGGTTCTGTAGTGAAGATGAAGTTAGTCCAAGATTTCATCCCAGGAACAGGATAAAGGCCAGTACCAGGTCCAGGCACATGGCCAAACAAGAGGCAAATACCATGTATAggcacaaaagcaaacaagagCTCTATTTTGTGTCTAGCTCTGGTTCTGAGGATGAGTCTGTTAAGACATCCTGGCTCTGGGCCAAGGAAAAGACCAATTCTTGGTCCGTGGAAGAATCCAATAGAAGGTCCCGCTTTAATTCTAAGAAAGAAGTGCCTGTTGATTCTAGTTCTGGGTCTGAATATGAAAATCATATGAAGTCTCGGTTCAGAGCTGGAGAAGAGGTCAAATCTAGTTCtaaacccagaaccagaaaagaGGCAAATGCCAGGGCCAGGCAGATGGCCAGGCGGGAAACTGGCAATGATGTAATGCCTGGTTCTATAGATGTAATCAAAGAAGAGTCTTGGTTATGGCCAGGAGAAAAGGCTAATATGTATTTAAAGaccaagaaagaagccagggccagaacAGTGgcaaaggaagaagccagagccAGAGACAGGCAAGAAGCCATGTCAGAGGAGGAGGTCCTCATTGGGACTTGGTTCTGGGCTACAGAAGAGGCCAGCATGGAGGATGTGGCCATAATCCAATCCAGTCCCCATATGGAAGATGAGCCTATTGTTGGGAATTGGTTCTGGACTGAAGAAGAGGCTAATATTGGGACTGGGCCTAGCAGTAAATTCAGACCAAGGGCTGAGGAGAAGCCTGTTGGTGATTCCTATTTAGAGACTGAGAAAAATGTCAGTATGGAAGTTGGAACTGAGACTGCCTCTGACTCCATGCTAGCTGCTAATGATGAAGAGGCCTTTGTTGGTTCTTGGTTCTGGGCTGGTGAAGAAGTCAACCAAGCGGCTGATGAAGAGGCCATTTTTGGGTCTTGGTTCTGGGACATTGATAAGGCCAGTGCGGAATCTGCTGTTGGAGTCAGCTGTGAGTCCATGCTGAGGTCTGAAGAACAAGAAATTATTGATCCATGGTTATGGGGTGAAAAA GCTAACAGTGACATTGTAGCAAGGGCTACTGTGGAGGAGCCCACAATTGGTCCTTGGTTCTGGGCCAAAATAAATGCTTGTGTCCAAGCTGAAGTTAATAGTAAATCTATCTTGGACAATGAAAAAGGGGACATTGTATCATCATGGCTTGAGGCTAGAGAACAGGCCAGCATAAAATATGCCCCTGGTAGCACATGTAAATATATGGCAGAGGCTGAGGATACTGATAACAGGTCTTGCTTCTGGGCAGAAGAAGGGCCCTGTATGTATCCTACTGTTAGAGAAAACTTGGAGTATAGACCAGAGAAGGAAGAGAACAGGCTCTGGTCAAAAAAGTGTGCAGGGCCAGAGGCCGATATAGGGTCCTGGTTATGGGCTTCACAAGAGGGCAGTATAGATAATGAAACTGGAGAAGAGGTCAAGCTACAAAGTGAAGAGGACAGCACAGTTAAATCCTGGttctggaaagaagaggaagCCAAGATAGAGACAACCAACAGAGAGTCAAAGCCTGAAGCTGAGGAGGACATTATTGGTTCTTGGTTCTGGGCTGGGGAAGAGGACAGGCTTGAGGTGCTAACTGATGTTAGAGAAGAGAACAGGTTGGCAGGTGAGGAGGAAGATACTGTTGGGTCCTGGTTCTGGGCCAACGAAGAGTCCATTAGAGAGTCTGAATCCTGCAGCAAATACAGTTCCAAAGCTGATGAGGAGGAAGTCATTATCGGGTCCTGGTTCTGGGAAGAAGAATCCAGTTTGGAGGCAATGACAGGGGACAGCTTTCAGTCCAAGCCTGAGCCTGAGGACGAGGAAGCCATTGTTGGGTCCTGGTTCTGGTCTAAAGAGGACAGTGTAGACATTGGTTCTCTAGGAGTAGAAGAAACCATGCCAAAGACCGAAGAGGAGGCTGTTTTTGGCTCCTGGTTCTGGGCTGAAAAAGAAGACAGGATAGAAGCAGGGATATGCTTTGAATTCAAGACAGAAGACAACAGAGAGATGATTATTGAGTCCTGGTTCTGGTCTGGAGACAAGGCTCTTGAAGAAACTGGAACTGTGGCTACCTGTGAGTACAGGCCAGAAGATAAGGAGAGAGCAGTTGTTGAGTTTGGGTCTGGCTCTAAAGATGAGGTGAATATCAGCAAGGGTGATGTAACTCCTTGTGAATCCACAACAGTACCTGATGAAGATGAGGATATAGTTGGGTCCTGGTTCTGGGAAGGAGACGAGGCTCGTTTTGAAACAAATCCTAGTTCAGTGTTCAAGGCCATCTGCAATTCTAAGTGTTCATTTAATCAGGAGCCTGATCCTTCACACAGACCCCAGACCTGGGATGAGGTCACTGTTCAATTCAAGTCTGGTCCATGGGGTTGGGTTGGCTTCCCATCTATAAGCCCCCTGAAATTTCCAAAAGAAGCAGCATTTTTGTTCTGTGAAATGTTTGGGGGAAAGCCCAAGTATGTAGAACTTAGcccagagggggaagaggaggagtctTTGCAGCAGTCTGAACCAGAGTTTCCATTTCAGTATGATCCCTCCTACCGGTCAGTCCAGGGAATTCGAGAGCATCTTAAGGCCAGAGAGAGTACAGAGCCTGAGAAATGGTCCTGTAGCTGCATACAGTGCCATCTTAGAATTGATTCTGAAGAGTTTGAAGAACTCCTCTTATTAATGGACAGAGTTCGAGATCCTTTCATTCATGAAATATGTAAAATTGCAATGGGTATGAGAAGTGCTTCTCCATTTACCCGCGATTTCCTTCGGGATTCTGGTGTTGTCTCACTTATTGAAACCTTGCTAAATTATCCATCCTCTCGAGTTAGAACAGAGTTTTTGGAAAACATGATTCAAATGGCTCCAACTTACCCAAATCTAAACATTATTCAGACATACGTGTGTCAGGTGTGTGAGGAAACTCTTTCTTATAGCTTCGATTCCCCTGAGCAGTTGTCTGGATTAATGATGATTAGACACCTCACCACTACTACTGATTATCACACACTGGTTTCCAATTATATGTCTGGATTTATGTTCTTACTGACTGTAGGCAACACCAAAACAAGGTTTCATATTCTGAAAATGCTACTGAATTTGTCTGTAAATCTTGCCATGACAAAAGAATTACTCAGTACTGAATCCGTGTCAGGATTTATGGGCCTCTTTAACAGGGAAGAGACAAATGACAATATTCAAATTGTTCTTGCTATATTTGAGAATATTGGtaagaatataaaaaaagaaacagaattcactgatgatgatgatgatgatgatttctgTCTGGAGACACTTATTTCTACATTCCATGAAGTTGAGAAATTTGCTAAGAAAGTGCAAAGCAAAACTACCAATCAAAACCACACTGCAGCAGACCAAGAAAATTAA